The following are encoded together in the Diachasmimorpha longicaudata isolate KC_UGA_2023 chromosome 3, iyDiaLong2, whole genome shotgun sequence genome:
- the LOC135161053 gene encoding uncharacterized protein LOC135161053 isoform X3 translates to MVLRSFTWMIGQFYKKGNEYFGVFNPVFLKFSFLFVVLLGNVVIFESIESAVERREKKKKNFYEILLRDISSLMPKQGTLQLVSSAVVYDSKPQIYMGAQPAVSEDSDRLTHL, encoded by the exons ATGGTGCTCAGGAGCTTCACATGGATGATTggacaattttataaaaaggGCAACGAGTATTTTGGAGTATTTAATCctgtatttttaaaat TCTCGTTTTTATTTGTGGTTCTACTGGGGAATGTGGTAATATTTGAATCTATCGAAAGTGCAGTGGAGaggagagagaagaaaaaaaaaaatttctacgaAATTTTGCTTCGCGATATATCATCCCTGATG CCTAAACAGGGGACCCTGCAGCTCGTCAGTTCTGCAGTAGTTTATGACTCCAAACCCCAA ATCTATATGGGAGCACAACCTGCTGTGAGTGAGGACTCTGATCGACTTACTCATTTGTAG
- the LOC135161053 gene encoding uncharacterized protein LOC135161053 isoform X1: MVLRSFTWMIGQFYKKGNEYFGVFNPVFLKFSFLFVVLLGNVVIFESIESAVERREKKKKNFYEILLRDISSLMPKQGTLQLVSSAVVYDSKPQDLSLFVRLQILEGIEGLYRFLLSVRWGPRSARLLFVLDVLSADFSYIEGEVYI; the protein is encoded by the exons ATGGTGCTCAGGAGCTTCACATGGATGATTggacaattttataaaaaggGCAACGAGTATTTTGGAGTATTTAATCctgtatttttaaaat TCTCGTTTTTATTTGTGGTTCTACTGGGGAATGTGGTAATATTTGAATCTATCGAAAGTGCAGTGGAGaggagagagaagaaaaaaaaaaatttctacgaAATTTTGCTTCGCGATATATCATCCCTGATG CCTAAACAGGGGACCCTGCAGCTCGTCAGTTCTGCAGTAGTTTATGACTCCAAACCCCAA GATTTATCGCTGTTCGTGCGGCTGCAGATTCTAGAGGGAATTGAAGGACTCTATAGGTTCCTTCTGAGTGTACGATGGGGTCCTCGTTCTGCCAGGTTGCTTTTTGTCCTCGATGTCTTAAGTGCAGATTTTTCTTATATTGAAGGTGAAGTATATATCTAA
- the LOC135161053 gene encoding uncharacterized protein LOC135161053 isoform X2 — MVLRSFTWMIGQFYKKGNEYFGVFNPVFLKFSFLFVVLLGNVVIFESIESAVERREKKKKNFYEILLRDISSLMDLSLFVRLQILEGIEGLYRFLLSVRWGPRSARLLFVLDVLSADFSYIEGEVYI; from the exons ATGGTGCTCAGGAGCTTCACATGGATGATTggacaattttataaaaaggGCAACGAGTATTTTGGAGTATTTAATCctgtatttttaaaat TCTCGTTTTTATTTGTGGTTCTACTGGGGAATGTGGTAATATTTGAATCTATCGAAAGTGCAGTGGAGaggagagagaagaaaaaaaaaaatttctacgaAATTTTGCTTCGCGATATATCATCCCTGATG GATTTATCGCTGTTCGTGCGGCTGCAGATTCTAGAGGGAATTGAAGGACTCTATAGGTTCCTTCTGAGTGTACGATGGGGTCCTCGTTCTGCCAGGTTGCTTTTTGTCCTCGATGTCTTAAGTGCAGATTTTTCTTATATTGAAGGTGAAGTATATATCTAA
- the LOC135161053 gene encoding uncharacterized protein LOC135161053 isoform X4 — MVLRSFTWMIGQFYKKGNEYFGVFNPVFLKFSFLFVVLLGNVVIFESIESAVERREKKKKNFYEILLRDISSLMPKQGTLQLVSSAVVYDSKPQALSLDAGWMFCLHV, encoded by the exons ATGGTGCTCAGGAGCTTCACATGGATGATTggacaattttataaaaaggGCAACGAGTATTTTGGAGTATTTAATCctgtatttttaaaat TCTCGTTTTTATTTGTGGTTCTACTGGGGAATGTGGTAATATTTGAATCTATCGAAAGTGCAGTGGAGaggagagagaagaaaaaaaaaaatttctacgaAATTTTGCTTCGCGATATATCATCCCTGATG CCTAAACAGGGGACCCTGCAGCTCGTCAGTTCTGCAGTAGTTTATGACTCCAAACCCCAA GCGCTGTCACTGGATGCGGGGTGGATGTTTTGTCTACACGTGTGA